The DNA segment tgagtaagtaataaacctagccttaggttgaaagttgtgacgagcttctaccaaggttagaatccaacttccataaccaacaacagttcataacaatattaaacaagtaataccagaagtaactcaaagaataaatgctcagctaaatcacgacttctgaaaatagttctgcctttcaagtatatcaatGAAAACCCGAATCATTTACtgaagttaccaaaaatatgaataactttgaaaacaataatttttccaaaatcctttcaataataaataaaatatctcattttccttCCTAGATAACTAGTGtgaaacaaatgcatcactatgcccatctgtcaacatgtgtgagaaatcatgaataatgtgataccgtacagcatgaggaaaacacatctctatgcatatatgtcatgtgtgcatgtctatgcaatgtatctcagagatttcactcatgtactcacactctcaaagtactcaatctcattgtctcgcattctctctcactgtgctcagcacactcaatcactcagtgctatataatacctgttgcggcgtgtagcctaATCCCTGTTTATtatcgactgcgctcactgggggtgtgtatagactcatgaggggctcctacagcccaagcgctataagcacggacaactcacgttctataaTGTTATATCTAGATtcatacggacaactcacgtgctataataatataatatatggatccgcacggccaactcacgtgatgcacgaccaactcacgtgcaatagtataatatatataaagccaacatggcctgctacggcgtgcaacccgatcccaaaaatatcctcacaatcaggccatcgggctccctcagtcatcaatctctccagtctctctctcatgtgctcacaatgtcatgagaatagcccaaaatgatgatatgatgtatcaataaataacaatagagattgagatatgatatgtaatgaaatgaatatgacagAGTAtgaatttcaatttaaacaaataattcacaataaTATGACCGATGTGGGTCCCGATAATACTGGCACACAACCTcgacatgatttttaatatgcttttcagctcaatttctttaactcataaaaccgcataGAAAATgtcaagatcatttaactacaaaattccacagaaataattatgtcacaatttttatagtgcacacccacacgcccgtcacctaacatgtgtgtcacctcccaacaattcacgaaatacatatattcagggttcataccctcaactccaaaattagaagagttacttacctcgaacaagccaaatccaatgtcgagcaagctaagcaatgctccagaaattacattatgcgcgtatcaacttccaaactgatcgaatctagtcacaattactttgattcagctcacaaaaattataagaattaattccatatcaaaatactaatatttttcaaatattccGAAATTACACTAAATAATTAcgcgtggggcccacgtctcggaacacgacaaaagttataaaatatgaacgctcattcaaccacaagtctaaccatataaattttactcaaatccgacatcaactcaaccctaaaatctccaaattaaaccaagagaggtttcacaatttttcaacttaattcaccaattaaatattaaaagcaaccatggattcgggtaatttaaccaatattgagttaagaacacttatctcgttgttttctctgaaaatctcccaaaaatcgcctcaatccgagttccaaatcgttaaaaatggacaataggaagtcccattttctgaacttaaatttctgtccagacctctcatcttcgcgaacgcgacaggtccctcgcgttcgcaaagcacaactcgactgcccacaaatttaaccctttgcgaacgcgaccgtGGCTTCACGAACGTGAAGCTTTACCATCTcagaccttcgcaaatgcgaccaccaCCTCGCAAACGCATAGAACAAGGACCTAGagtccccaatagcctcactcctcttcgcgaattcGTGGTGCACACACGGACCATACCTTCGCATTCACATcctccccttcgcgaatgcgaagaacaaaccctcacactcagaaaacactcttcgcgaacgcgagggcccactcgcgaacgcgaaagagaaaatcaaaaaaatgcagcaacagatatcaacaatctcaccaaggccaaaaatgatctatTAACCCCCCGGAACTCACCCGCGCCCcttgggacctcaatcaaatataccaacaagtcctaaaatataatacgaacttagtcgagccctcaaatcacctcaaacaatgctaaaaccatgaattgcacctcaatccaagcctaatgaactttgaaactttcaatttttacaaacgacaccggaacctatcaaatcacgtctgattgacctaaaattttgcacacaagtcataaacaacataacagagctattacAATTTTCATAATCgtattccgacctcgatatcaaaaagtcaactccccctccccagtcaaacttcccaaaaattcaactttcgacgtGGTACAAATACACCGCCCAGGATATTGCGCGTTCTACGTGTATCCGTTCTATGTAGGCTATTCATTTCCTCTTCTCCAATTGGCGGAGGAATTTTGCCGCTACTATGGCATCTGCCCGGCCTAACTCTCCTCTTACATTTACAAGCTTATCCGCATATTGACGAAATATGCGGAGTTGGCTGGCCGTGAGGTCTCTCTTCGCCAACCGATGCACCTCTTCGCCCCTAGTTTCTATAGGGGGATGATGTTGCATCTTCGTCACCGAGAAAGTAAAAGTTTAGTAATAAGGATGGACGATAAAGAAAATCGTCAGTTCTGGTTTAACTACTTCTTCGTCAAAATCGAGGACGTGGTAGCCAACGCGAGTGAATTCCCTGAGGCTTGGAATTATGCCCGTAAGTATCTTTTCCAAGCATTTGTTTTGCCTATTTTTAGTCGGAGTCAAATATTTCGTCTTTCTCTCGCACAACCGAGAATTCGCCCCCTTCTTTGGTTGCGGACATTCATGACTGGGTCAGCCAGGTCTTGCCTCTCACAACGGGGATTCGTGAATGGCCAGATTTTATCAAGAAATTTGGGCTCGCACCTTCAGTAAGCGGTGAGTTCGTCTAATCTGTATTCACTTATACGTTTGTTATCTTTTGTCCATGCCATTTCGACCTCATGGTCGCCTGCTCGTTACGATTTTGTGTAGGAAGTGACATTCTTTTAGCTTTTCGTTTGCAGCCCGAGGATCTTCGAAAAGGCTGAAGGCTCGTGCTCTAGCGTTTCGCAAAAGGAAGGCAACTTATGTTCCTTCTGCCGTTGTGAGTTCTACTCGGTCATCGACTATGCCTGACACGGGACTCTCAACTTCTCCTTTACATCATCTAATAGATGAGGACGACGAAGAGGAATCATTGCCGAACGGTGATAATTTGCTTCCCCGTAAGAGGCGATCTGTAGATGTCGAAGAAAATGTTGTCCGTGCGGGGAGCTCAGTGATGGAGGATTTCGTCATCCGAGAAACGACGACCATAGATCTTAGAGATGACACCGAATTACCGTCCATGATTCCGTAGTTATCGGGGGTCGAGGAGAATATATCTCTCCCTAAGGCCATGAAGGATTTTGAGGGGCCATCGGCGAGAGTCCCTAACATCTTATGGTAGGATGAGCCATCGGCCTTGCTACCAGCCGAGGATCCTTCTTCCCGGTTTAACACAAAGCGGAAAAGCGTAGACGAAGAAGGTTATGAGACGGGCTCCGATATGGATGCTGAGGAGGTGAGGATGATGTAGGGAAGGTCTTACCCAACTTCAGGTGAGATTGGATGGGACCACGTAGACTATTGCGATCCCCTTGGACCGGGATTTGCTGGTGGATACCGATGATGTGGTCCCTTCTCTTGGTCCCCTCTGTTCCGACATGGAGGGTAAAACCCTTGCGAAGCTAAAGGATGCTACTTTGTCGAGGAGTATAGCTAGCCTCGCTCTTAAGGTATgcctttgaatttttttttttgttcttttttcttgttGAGCTCAATTTCATTCTTATTCCTCATTTTCTGTCTTTCTTTTAGACCGTGATTTTGGAGATTGAGAGCGCCCGGTGGAAGAAGAGGCCTAAAGCCATTTTTCAGAAGATAGAGCGGAAGTATCATGAATACCGTGATAAACACCGTGAGCTTTGCAAGCGGCTTGGTGGGAGCAGCAATTTTTGGGATCTCCGAGACGAACTGAAGGAGAATGATGATGAGTTGGTAAGGGTCATCAGAAAATGCAGCGAATTCGAGGGGGCGTTAAGGGACAAAGAAGAAGAACTCTAGGTGAGTAAGGGGGTTAAGGCTCAATGCTCCAATCTTCAAGCCTAGGTGGTTTCATTGTGTGCCGAGCTCGAGAAGTGTCAGCTCAAAGTGGACGCTCTGAGTGGCGAGGTTGCTGATAAGGTGGCGTGCTTAGAGAAGGCGAAGTTGTCTCAGTTGTCGGCTGCGAGAAAGGCAGATGTTTTCACTATCGCATTCCGCATTCTTCTTTCTGAGTGGGAGAGTTCTTTGGAGATGGCCAGGCTCAGGGAGGAGCGGATATGGGAGCTGGAGAAAAAGGCTTCTAGTCTTAGTGATCGAGTTGTAGTTCTCGAGGTCAAGAAGGCACAGATGTTGGCTCAGCCATCCTCGTCCCGCACATTTGCTTTTCCTGATGTTCCGCAGGATTTGTACGAGGAATGGATTCACGCCGAGGCCTAGCTGGATATATTCAGGGATCTGATGGGGACATGGGTTGTTTCAGAAACTGACTTCGAGGACGCTCATGCTAAGGCACGTAAAGCTCAGTTTGCATGTGGCTATGATCCCGCTACACCGGAAGTCGGTGACAACAAGGAGGATGTGGGAGTGGATTGGATCGAACATGATGCCTGGTATGAGGATGAATATCTCGCTAGTGATGACGAGGAGATAGGTGGAGACGGTCTGGGCGATCAAGTTGGTGGCGTTGGTGGGCCAGGCGGTGATTAATTGCTCTTTTTTGTTTAGCAACAGACTTGTGCGTACTTTTTGTAGGCGTGTAACCTTTGTAAAAATATTCTAAGTATGAAGTGTTAGTTTTGTTATTCGTACCTGATTCCTTTTCTTTGTTCGGGTTTGTGCACTTTTCTGATTTTGTTGCTTGATTGCCTTTGTAGTAACAGATTTGTTTGAGTTGGCTGAATGAGATTTAAAGTAGCCTTCATTTAGTTAAGGCCATAGGCCgattaggtgttaattcgaatgaggtcgaatataacctttaattaattgaggcCATGGGCCGAATATGTgctaattcgaacgaggtcgaatgtaactttTAATTAATTGAGGCTATGGGCCGAATAGGTgctaattcgaacgaggtcgaatgtaactttTAATTAATTGAGGTCGTGGGCCGAGTAGGTGCTAATTCAaatgaggtcgaatataacctttaattaattgaggtcGTGGGCCGAATAGGTGcttattcgaacgaggtcgaatgtaacatTTAATTAATTGAGGTTGTGGGCCGAATAGGTGCTAATTCAAACAAGGTCGAATGTAACTTTTAATTAATTGAGGTCGTGGGCCATGTAGGTGCTAATTCGAACGAGTTCGAATGTTACCTTTGCTTGGGGAGTGAAAAGGTTTACATATTTCTAGGCTCCGGCTGGTAGTTCAGTCTCAGTCCCGgcctatctagtcccttcattggtcgagTTGGAAAAATAGTGAGAGATCGAGCAATGAACTGGTCGCCCAGTGTCTTCGTCTATGCGCACTTTAATCCTAAAGTATCCCCGtcatcgcctcgttaaaaaccttctcgagaaaatccaattgggataaaactcgtgtaagggaaaaagagtacgactttgGGGACCTCATCCTTTAAAAGTTGTAGTACTTGAGGTGTgtaatattccagttgtttggtagtcgcTTTCCTTCCACTATTTCTAGTGTGAATGACCCTTTTCTTGCTGCTGCCGTGATTTTGTAGGGGTCGTCCCAGTTTGTTCCTAGTTTGCCTTCTTGTGGGTatttgcttgcttgtgttttagctttaagcACATAGTCTTCGATTTTAAGTGACATGATCTTTGCCCTCTTGTTATAGTAGCGTTCTGCTTGTTGCTTTTGGGCGACCATTCTTACATAAGCCATATCTCTTTGTTCCTCGACTTCGTCGAGTTTTTGCCTTCTACTATCATCATTCTGGGGTTCGCTTTCACGGAAGTATCTAAGACTAGGCTCCCCGACCTCGACTAGTATtactgcatcagtcccatagaATAATGAGTATGGCGTTTCCCCTGTGCTCGATTTTGgcattgttcggtaggcccagagTACTTCTGGTAATATCTCCGGCCATAGTCCCTTAGCGTCTTCGAGTTTCTTCTTCATAATGTTCAGTATTGACTTGTTGGAGGACTCTGCTTGCCCGTTACCTGCGGGGTGATAAGGCATTGACAATAttcttttgatgtgccatttttcaaaaacgTCGGTGACCTTCTTTCCTGCAAATTGAGGTCCGTTATcgcaactgatttctttgggaaAATCGAAGCGGCATATGATGTTCTTCCATATGAAGGTAAGTACTTCAAgttcgcgtatttgggcgaatactcctgcttccacccatttaaaGAAATAATTAGTTAAAACCAAGGAAAATTGTATGTTACCTCGTTCGGCCGGGAGGGGGCCCACGATATctattccccatttgatgaacggccaAGGGAAAGTTACTGAGTGTAGGTGTTCTCCTACTTGCTGGATCATTGGAGCTTACATCTGGCATTGTTCATATTTTTTTACGAAATCTGCAGCCTCATTTTTCATGGTGGACGAGTAATATCCTGctcgtatgaggcatctgaccaaAGCTCGATTGCCGTAGTGAGCTCCACAGTGGCCTTCGTGCACTTCTTCAAAGACGTGCTACGTCTGATTTGGGCCCAAGCATTTCGCCAGGGGGCCGCCATATGTCCTTTTGCACAGGTCGTTGTGAACGATATTGTACCTGGCCGATTGCATTCGTAACTTCTTGGCCTCTTTTTTATCATTGGGGAGTATGTTGTCCTGCAAATATGTAATAATACAGTTGccccagtcccaagttaggtttatggttcttacctcgatttggtctatTGACGAGTTGAGGAGGTGGACCACATTTTGGTATCCGGTTGTGAGTTTTTTGGTGGTTGCTGCTAATTTGGTGAGGTTGTCCGACTCAATATTCTATGCTCGGGGAATCTGGTCTAGCTGACATTCGTCGAACTCGGGTAGTAGTTTGTAGATTTCAGTCTGGTATTTTTGTAACCTTtgctccttgatttggaaagttccTGTGATTTGGTTGACCACGAGCTGAGAATCGCAATGCAGCCTTAGCCGCTTCGCCCCATATTTGAGTGGTAGTCTTAGTCCTACAATTATGGCCTTATACTCGGtctcgttgttagtcatgtccgGGCACCTTATTGACTGACAAATTACTTCGCCTGTTGGGACTTCGAGTATGAGTCTCACCTCGGACCCCGACGCGTTAGATGCACCGtcggtgtataggacccagaGTTCGTGTATTGGGGAAGAAGCGTGGATGACTTCCTTTTTGATTTCGGGTAGTATGTGAGCACTGAAATCGGCGACGAAGTCGGCGAGGACCTGAGACTTTATCGTTGTTCGCGGCCGATATGTAATTTGGTGCTCGcttagttcgatggcccatttggccaatctgcccgaAAGTTTGGGTTTGTGTAAAATTCTTCTTAAGGGGAAAGTCGTGACAACCGAGATGGGGTGCCATTGGCAAAACGGTTTAAGCTTCTGTGAATCTACGACTAAGGCCAGAGCTAGCTTTTCAAGATAGGGGTACCTCGTCTCTGTGTAGACTAGTgtcttgctaatgtaatagataggagattgtgTACCTTTATTTTGTTCGACTAAGACTGCGCTTACAACTACTTCGGACACGACGAGATAGACGAGGATAGGTTGTCCTGGTTCCGATTTTGAGAGCAACCGTGGTGAGGACAGGTACACCTTTGACTCCTTCAGTGCTTGGACGCACTCAGGGGTCCATTGGAGGCCGTTCTCCTTTTTGAGTATGCCGAAGAACTTGTGGCACCTATCAGAGGATCGCGAGATGAACCTTGACAAAGCGGCAACACGACCAGTTAGTTTCTGGACTTGCTTTTTAGTGGTCAAGTGCTTTGGTATACCCTCGATAGCCTTGATTTGGTCGGAATTGACCTCGATACCCCACTGCGACACTAGGAAACCCAAGAATTTTCCTGAGGCCACGTGAattgcacatttctcggggttcaGTTTCATGCAGTATTGCCTGAGTATGCCGAAGGATTCTATTAAATGGTCGATGtgctcttctttctttttggactTGACCAGCATGTCGTCGATGTATACCTCCATCGTTTTTtcgagttgttctttgaacatcttcGTCACTAGCCGTTGGTAAGTTGCCCCCGTATTGTTCAAtccgaaaggcatgaccctgtagtagtacgtcccctggtgggtgatgaaggtggtGTTTACCTGGTCCTCTTCCTCCATAAGGATCTAGCTGTAGCCCGAGTAGGAATCCAAGAAACTCAGCAACTCATGTCAGGTTGTCGCATCGATGAGCTGGTCGATATGAGGTAGCGGAAACTAATCCTTGGGGCAAGCTTTGTTCAGGTCAATGAAATATACGCACATCCGCCACTTGCCGTTCTTCTTTTTTATCATGACCATGTTGGCAACCCATTGGGGGTACTTTGACTCTCTAACGGAGCCATTTTCCATTAATTTTTTTACTTCTTTGCGCACTGCGTCATTGATTGCGAAATTGAACTTACGTCGAATCTGCCTTACCGGGGGTAGAGTGGATCGACGTTCAATCTGTGTGTGGTGatctcctttgggatacatggaatatctgcatggctaaaatcAAATAAGTCCACGTTAGTAATTAGAAATTTGCGAAACTTACTCGGTTCTTGGAGTTTGCATccgatgtaagctttcttgcTGTGGTTGTTGACATCTAGCTGAACGGGGTCGAGGTCCTCTATGATTGATCATGCGGCCTTGGCCATATAGGGGTCTCTGATGACGTTCTCAATGTTGTCTCCTACCGACCTCGACCTTGTTGATTGCTATGTTTACATCTCTTTATCTCTCATTTGTTGGGTGGTCGGGCAGTCTAGGGCGATGCGGTAATACTCTTGGGGTATGCGTTGTTCCCTACGTATGCCGAATATGCcccatggagttgggaatttgatgacttggtacaTGATAGAGGGTATGGCTCTCATGGAGTGTATCCATAATCGCCCTATTATGGCGTTGTATGTCGTGcactggtccatgatgtggaatgtggtcTCCAGAGTGACGCCACTCGCCAGGATGGGGAGTGTGATCCCGCCAGATGTTCGTTCAACTGAATTGTCAAAGCCTGTTAGTGTGATACAACGTGGtactatcttgtcctcgagtttcatttgtgtgAGTACTCGGGGATGGATAATACACGCGCCGCTCCCATTATCTACTATAATTTGTCTTACGTCGGTATCTAAAATTCATAAAGTAATAACAAGAGCGTCATACTGAGGGAATGCCAAACCGTTGGTATCTAACTTATCGaaaatgatactttcttcgagttcatcataTCGTTCATGGGTGATCGaccgtttgagcttgtgggttgtggtgaacttCACACTGTTGATGGAAGCGTCATCTCtaccgccgatgatcatgtggatggtgcGAGCCGGGGAGGGTGGCTTCAGCGGCCCTTGATGTTGTTCGCGTCCCCTGGCAAAGTTGGTCCTTCCCCGACAGCTCAAcaattctttgaggtgtcccCGTCACAACATGTTTACGACCTCCTATCTTAATGCGATGCAATCTTCGGTTTTGTGTCCTCGCTCTTGATGGAACTCGCAGAGGGCGTCTGATTTTCTGGTATTCGGGCCCGACCTCATCGTTTGTGGCCACTTAACctttggtccgagcttctccaaGGCATAGACGATCTCTGTACGTGACACTCAAAAATTGTGAGCGGATAGTAAagggggcatacctctttcattacGGTGAGTCCTTGTTCTTGATCGGGGTGGTCCTTCTTCATGGCGAGGTGAGGATACATCAGTAGTTCTGACATATGGGAGATGTCGTTCCCGGTTTGGCCGTGAGGCCGCTGGATCTCTTCTGATGTCACTTCTCCGATCTTTCCTGTATTATGTTTGTACTGAGGTCAGTCGATGGGTCGGCCCATTGAGGTCGTCTTCGTCTGCTCGAACTTTGGCATAATATGCATtatgtatttcatcccaagtTGTTGGGGGTATTTCATAAGCTGACTTAATAATTTTCTTGTCGCTCTTGAACCAGTTTTGTTCAACCCGTTTTGAAAAGCAGCTACCGCCATTCCTTCTGATACATTGAGCAAAGTCATTCTCACTCGGTTGAAatgggcgaggaagtccctcagtCCTTCTCCCGGGGACCATTTGATAGCAAAGATATCATTAACTCTTGCATCCGCCTTCTTGGCCCCGGAATGGGCCGTTATGAACTTATCGGCCATTTCTtataaggttttgatggaacgaGCTGGCAGTTGCGAGTACCAGGTTAATGCCCATCCCGCGATGGTTTCACCGAATTTATTCCGCAGaatggaggatacttgttctttggtGAGGTCATTACCTTTCACAACGGTGATGTAGTGGGTCACATGATCCTCGGGGTTGGTCGTGCCATCGTATATTTTCAGGTAAGGCAGTATTTTGAAAGTCTTTGGTATGGCATACAGGATAACACTATCACTGTACGGCTGCTCGACGAACCGACCGGCATCTCTCTTCGGCAATAACTTAGGAGCGCCCGatattttatcgaccctttcttggtgttctttcaCTTGACCCTGAAGTGCCTTGTTCTTATTttccatttcctccatccttttcGGAATGGTTGTGAGAGCGCCATCACCTGCATTGTTAACAATATTGTGAGGGATACATGTCgtcggggggagggggggaggttGATCATGTAGCTCGTTCACTGGTAGTGCAGCACAGGTTCTCGCATTTACTGCAGCCGCGTCCTGAATAGGGTTATGGAGGACGTTGGTCAGTGTATCAGTCAGCTAGGCCTCACGGAGTTTCTTTATCGCTGGCGGTGTCTCCTCTCCCACAGATGTGGAGGCTGTCTTGCCAAGGAATTTTGTGATGCTGTAGTGGGGAGGGGTGATCCACTAGGGGAGGCATTGGACATTGTGTCCTCGTCCACTGCTTCAGATCTTTCATGGATGATGtccatgaggttggttgggaggtcactcATTATTCTCGTTTTTTCTTCTCTGTTACCTACCATGTTAGATCTATGCATGCAGAGAGAAAAAagattctttttttcattttttttacgtTGGCAACCGGTGCCGGtggtagatctagaagaaactaaaaagaCTTAGTTAGAGCTCCCCACAGACGACGCcgaattgtttgaccaaaaaatataatcttcggttaaactattaaatttacGT comes from the Nicotiana tabacum cultivar K326 chromosome 14, ASM71507v2, whole genome shotgun sequence genome and includes:
- the LOC142168876 gene encoding uncharacterized protein LOC142168876; its protein translation is MKKKLEDAKGLWPEILPEVLWAYRTMPKSSTGETPYSLFYGTDAVILVEVGEPSLRYFRESEPQNDDSRRQKLDEVEEQRDMAYVRMVAQKQQAERYYNKRAKIMSLKIEDYVLKAKTQASKYPQEGKLGTNWDDPYKITAAARKGSFTLEIVEGKRLPNNWNITHLKYYNF